A genome region from Chengkuizengella sp. SCS-71B includes the following:
- a CDS encoding endospore germination permease: protein MRKNGDLISTTQLMFLMITSAGLINHVLIIPVLLATAHRDAWISTVMNIAIYPIWILLIIYIRKHTQQKKLYEFIKEKFGKIITFILFLMICLHLFLLSTTTLIATLRWTILTFLPETPMFMLTITFILLCFFTVITSLRTITNMNIILLPIVVTLGFFVSFSNTQYKDYSLLTPILEHGLEPVLIGMIVSGSGLIELFIIIFLQHKVHSKIKLLPVILTGLTLIMLTLGPLIGSITIFGPEEAQKMRAPAFEQWRMVTLGRFVEHVDFLSIYQWLAGAFIRISLFMYIIPEMINIKRQKNKVWITLILFTTMIILVQLPTSDTFLAGLLYGFFIPYSFWFMFTISILLGFLIFVQNKIKQKT, encoded by the coding sequence ATGAGGAAAAATGGGGATCTAATATCAACTACTCAATTAATGTTCTTAATGATTACTTCCGCTGGATTAATTAATCACGTTTTAATTATCCCTGTTTTATTGGCGACAGCTCATCGAGATGCCTGGATATCTACTGTAATGAACATCGCAATTTATCCAATATGGATTTTACTTATTATTTACATTAGAAAACATACACAACAAAAAAAACTTTATGAATTTATAAAAGAAAAATTCGGTAAAATAATAACATTCATTTTATTTCTCATGATCTGCTTGCATTTATTTTTACTTTCAACAACAACACTAATTGCTACGCTTAGGTGGACAATCCTTACCTTTTTGCCTGAGACACCCATGTTTATGCTCACGATCACCTTTATACTGTTATGTTTTTTTACTGTCATCACTAGTCTAAGAACAATTACAAATATGAACATCATTTTGCTACCCATTGTGGTTACTTTAGGCTTTTTTGTTTCTTTCTCAAATACACAATATAAAGATTATTCATTATTAACTCCTATTTTAGAACATGGTTTGGAACCAGTACTCATTGGCATGATAGTTTCAGGATCAGGGCTTATTGAACTGTTTATCATAATTTTTTTACAACACAAAGTACATTCAAAGATTAAACTGCTCCCTGTGATATTAACGGGATTAACTTTGATCATGCTTACACTCGGACCTCTAATTGGATCGATTACGATTTTTGGTCCAGAAGAAGCACAGAAAATGAGAGCTCCTGCATTTGAACAATGGAGAATGGTTACCCTAGGGCGATTTGTGGAACATGTAGATTTTTTGTCTATTTATCAATGGTTAGCAGGTGCCTTTATTCGAATTTCCTTATTTATGTATATCATCCCAGAAATGATAAATATAAAAAGGCAAAAAAATAAAGTATGGATCACACTTATTTTATTTACAACGATGATCATTCTCGTTCAATTACCAACTAGCGACACCTTTTTAGCTGGATTATTATATGGTTTTTTTATACCTTATTCATTTTGGTTTATGTTCACCATTTCAATATTATTAGGATTCTTAATATTTGTACAAAATAAGATAAAACAAAAAACTTAA
- a CDS encoding DsrE/DsrF/DrsH-like family protein: protein MKKTTIVLFSGDYDKAMAAYIIANGAAAYDHEVTIFHTFWGLNALRKEENVLTKKGFLEKMFGSMMPRGVEKMGLSKMNFAGMGPKMIKRVMKKHNALPPEQLIQMAQEQGIKLVACTMTMDLLGLQKEELLEGIEYGGVAAYLADAENGNVNLFI from the coding sequence ATGAAAAAAACAACAATTGTATTATTCAGTGGTGATTACGATAAAGCGATGGCTGCTTATATAATTGCAAATGGAGCGGCAGCTTATGACCATGAGGTTACCATTTTTCATACATTCTGGGGATTAAATGCTTTACGTAAAGAGGAAAACGTTCTAACCAAAAAGGGGTTCCTTGAAAAAATGTTTGGCAGCATGATGCCACGTGGTGTGGAAAAGATGGGATTATCTAAAATGAATTTTGCAGGAATGGGCCCTAAAATGATTAAAAGAGTCATGAAAAAACACAATGCTCTGCCTCCTGAACAATTGATACAAATGGCTCAAGAGCAAGGGATTAAGTTGGTAGCATGTACAATGACGATGGATTTATTAGGTTTGCAAAAAGAAGAATTGTTAGAAGGAATTGAATATGGTGGGGTTGCAGCATATTTAGCAGATGCGGAAAATGGAAATGTGAATTTATTTATTTAG
- a CDS encoding sulfurtransferase TusA family protein → MTNIQTDKVLDAKGLACPMPIVKTKKSINELEPGQVLEIQATDKGSTADLKAWCANVGHQYIGTIENAEIIHHFVRKGGEEMEEIKYPHLIENDQLAKRLESNEQAVILDVREPSEFAFNHIPGSISIPFGELEQRINNLNKEAEMYVICRTGNRSDLAAQKLSQLGFKKVFNVVPGMSEWKGKTEKLID, encoded by the coding sequence TTGACAAATATTCAAACAGATAAGGTATTAGATGCCAAAGGTTTAGCATGTCCGATGCCAATTGTAAAGACCAAAAAATCAATTAATGAATTGGAGCCTGGTCAAGTATTGGAAATTCAAGCCACAGATAAAGGATCAACCGCTGATCTAAAAGCTTGGTGTGCTAATGTAGGTCATCAATACATTGGAACAATCGAGAATGCAGAGATTATCCACCATTTTGTTAGAAAAGGTGGAGAAGAGATGGAGGAAATAAAATACCCCCATCTAATTGAAAACGACCAATTAGCAAAAAGACTGGAGAGTAACGAACAAGCGGTTATTTTAGATGTGAGAGAGCCTTCAGAATTCGCATTCAATCATATACCTGGTTCTATCTCTATTCCTTTTGGAGAGCTTGAGCAACGAATTAATAATTTAAATAAAGAAGCTGAGATGTATGTGATTTGTAGAACAGGAAATAGAAGTGACCTGGCAGCACAAAAATTATCACAATTAGGGTTTAAGAAAGTATTTAATGTTGTTCCAGGAATGTCTGAATGGAAAGGGAAAACAGAAAAGTTAATCGATTAA
- a CDS encoding sulfurtransferase TusA family protein: MNVTKILDAKGLACPMPIVKTKKMIEELQSGDILEIHATDKGAKNDLAAWIKSTGHELLESSEENGLFKFWIKKG; this comes from the coding sequence ATGAATGTCACAAAAATTTTAGATGCTAAAGGTTTAGCGTGTCCGATGCCTATCGTAAAAACGAAAAAAATGATAGAAGAGTTACAATCAGGTGATATTTTAGAAATACATGCTACAGATAAAGGAGCTAAAAATGACTTAGCTGCTTGGATTAAATCAACTGGGCATGAATTGCTGGAGTCGTCTGAAGAAAACGGATTATTTAAATTTTGGATTAAAAAAGGGTAA
- a CDS encoding carbonic anhydrase, giving the protein MSSKETDITKQNEQFVTEILQQDPDYFNKLAEGQSPEYFVLACSDSRVSPSVIANMPLGNMFVHRNVANQVVEGDHSFSAGLYYALKHLKVKKILIEGHTHCGGIQAACEMNRQEKQKDDGFQLWISEIEKNIPSKHQCDSLTSFELSKLNVLNQIENVKKHPVYIKYGSNVEIIGFVFDLSSGKLEKIT; this is encoded by the coding sequence TTGAGTTCAAAAGAGACTGACATAACAAAACAAAATGAACAGTTTGTAACAGAAATATTGCAGCAAGATCCAGATTATTTTAACAAATTAGCAGAAGGTCAATCTCCAGAATATTTTGTATTGGCCTGCAGTGATTCCCGTGTTAGTCCTTCTGTTATAGCAAATATGCCTTTAGGGAATATGTTTGTTCATCGAAATGTAGCAAATCAAGTTGTAGAAGGTGATCATAGCTTCTCAGCAGGATTATATTATGCTTTAAAGCATTTAAAAGTGAAAAAAATATTGATTGAAGGTCATACTCATTGTGGAGGAATCCAAGCTGCATGTGAAATGAATCGACAGGAGAAACAAAAAGATGATGGATTCCAGTTATGGATTTCAGAAATTGAAAAGAACATTCCAAGTAAACATCAATGTGATTCTTTGACTTCATTTGAGTTATCCAAATTAAATGTGTTAAATCAAATCGAAAATGTAAAGAAACATCCTGTTTATATAAAGTATGGATCTAATGTTGAAATCATAGGGTTTGTATTTGATTTGTCTTCTGGTAAATTAGAAAAAATAACTTAA
- a CDS encoding glutaredoxin family protein — translation MENQITVYTTNTCPYCLMLKNFLNEQGLPFKEINLENDAIEAQKLINTTGQLGVPQAEVNGEWVLGYDRKKILDLIHK, via the coding sequence ATGGAAAATCAAATTACAGTATACACGACAAATACTTGTCCTTATTGTTTAATGTTGAAAAACTTTTTGAATGAACAAGGACTGCCTTTTAAAGAAATCAATTTAGAAAATGACGCTATTGAAGCTCAAAAACTGATCAATACTACAGGGCAGTTAGGCGTGCCCCAAGCAGAGGTTAATGGAGAATGGGTATTAGGATATGATCGAAAAAAGATATTGGATTTAATTCATAAATAA
- a CDS encoding polymer-forming cytoskeletal protein → MFRSTKVNNIDPNKTDTLIGEGSVLDGNIKSEASIRIDGKIVGDIHCEGDVIIGESGIAISNITARNITVVGKIEGNVETKKLQISSTGKLYGNISTSVLAIEDGGEFEGTSKMNIDQSKAEIQKEMKEKKQKKNVPA, encoded by the coding sequence TTGTTTAGAAGTACCAAAGTGAACAATATAGATCCAAACAAAACGGATACATTAATTGGTGAAGGGTCTGTTTTGGATGGGAATATTAAATCAGAAGCAAGCATTCGCATTGATGGTAAAATCGTAGGAGATATTCATTGTGAAGGTGATGTCATCATCGGGGAAAGTGGTATAGCAATATCAAATATCACTGCTCGTAACATAACTGTTGTAGGTAAAATTGAAGGAAATGTAGAAACAAAGAAACTGCAAATTTCATCAACAGGTAAACTCTATGGTAATATCTCTACATCTGTCTTAGCTATTGAAGATGGGGGAGAGTTTGAGGGCACCAGCAAAATGAACATTGACCAGAGCAAAGCTGAAATTCAAAAGGAAATGAAAGAAAAAAAACAGAAGAAAAATGTACCTGCCTGA
- a CDS encoding MBL fold metallo-hydrolase: MSVTVKTAQQIFDQVLNKEQLFILDVRNHDDFKDWKIEGKQIKHLNIPYFELIDGVEEIMDKIPSDKEIIVVCAKEGSSKMVAEMLSEQGLTASYLKGGMKSWSEYLYKKEVFSDDKMKVYQFVRVGKGCLSYMVVSGGEALIVDPSRFTHIYKKAAEDEGVKITHIVDSHLHADHISGGRLLAEETGANYYLMKSEGAVFDFKALENYNKIDFEHVSLEVIAVKTPGHTPGSVSFFVNEKILFSGDTIFVSGLGRPDLGGKAREWAKDLYDTVYNKVSLITDDVIVLPSHYADFEEEVNVAGYIGELLGEIRKQNEIMSNQSEEDFVEHVAQSASSETPPNFEEIIAINRGEEEAEEEKQQELEIGPNRCAVHHTN; encoded by the coding sequence ATGAGTGTAACAGTGAAAACAGCTCAACAAATTTTTGATCAAGTATTAAACAAGGAACAATTGTTTATTTTAGATGTCCGTAATCATGATGATTTTAAAGATTGGAAAATTGAAGGAAAACAAATTAAACATTTAAATATTCCCTATTTTGAATTAATAGATGGGGTAGAAGAAATCATGGATAAAATTCCATCTGATAAAGAAATCATTGTTGTATGTGCTAAAGAAGGTTCATCTAAAATGGTAGCTGAGATGTTAAGTGAACAGGGATTAACAGCTTCTTATTTAAAAGGCGGAATGAAATCATGGAGTGAGTATCTCTACAAAAAAGAAGTATTTTCAGATGACAAGATGAAAGTGTACCAATTTGTTCGAGTCGGCAAAGGATGTTTATCTTATATGGTTGTCTCTGGTGGAGAGGCTTTAATCGTTGATCCTTCAAGATTTACTCATATTTATAAAAAGGCTGCAGAGGATGAGGGTGTGAAAATAACACATATTGTAGATTCCCATCTTCATGCGGATCATATTTCAGGTGGTCGTTTACTAGCAGAAGAAACAGGAGCTAACTATTATTTGATGAAAAGTGAAGGGGCAGTTTTTGATTTCAAAGCGCTAGAAAATTATAACAAAATTGACTTTGAGCATGTTTCATTAGAAGTCATTGCTGTCAAGACACCTGGACATACTCCAGGTAGTGTTTCATTCTTTGTCAATGAGAAAATATTATTTTCAGGAGATACCATCTTTGTTAGTGGTTTAGGCAGACCAGATTTAGGTGGAAAGGCTAGAGAATGGGCCAAAGATTTATATGATACGGTTTATAACAAAGTTTCACTAATCACAGACGATGTGATTGTTCTACCTTCTCATTATGCAGATTTTGAAGAGGAAGTGAATGTGGCTGGGTATATTGGTGAGTTATTAGGGGAGATTCGTAAGCAAAATGAAATTATGTCCAATCAGAGCGAAGAGGACTTTGTTGAACATGTAGCACAATCTGCAAGCTCAGAAACACCTCCAAACTTTGAGGAGATTATTGCAATAAATAGAGGCGAAGAAGAAGCGGAAGAAGAAAAACAGCAAGAGTTGGAAATAGGTCCAAATCGTTGTGCTGTCCACCATACTAATTAA
- a CDS encoding spore germination protein gives MITNKKNNHNHFKEQTIKDAFQSCYDVKHQILHFQSNSNDYKVMFTYCEGLHDYDKLNKVIIPELRKLFELMENQSFSNEFIHKELKIATLHQVEHTKEMIAQVLTGQVLIYFPKLLSAYTIDTRDFPKRDPQDSTTDVPIKGSRDGFIEDITTNAALIRKRIPSNSLHYHQYSVGEKTKTKVGLLYIDDKIDPHVLKKIKGKLSNIKAEAIYSTKQIKQLIGDIKFPLFPLFSYSGRPDFTVHSLMNGRFVLIVDGLPTVIIGPANFMFLLDSGEDKEMITIFTLFERAMRILGFVMATFLPGFWVALISFHHDQIPFALLATIVESRRGVPFPSALEVFIMLMLFEIFREAGMRLPVGIGQTLSVVGGLIIGDAAIAAGITNATTMVIIAVSVVSTYTLINQSLVGSISVVRYFILFVSSILGIWGFFISSFLTILYLANLRPYGVNYLTMTSKKTGNFLKSYVKSLKNN, from the coding sequence ATGATCACAAACAAAAAAAATAATCATAATCACTTTAAAGAGCAAACAATAAAAGATGCTTTTCAATCCTGCTATGATGTTAAACATCAAATCTTACATTTTCAGTCCAATTCTAATGATTACAAGGTTATGTTTACTTATTGTGAAGGTCTTCATGATTACGATAAACTGAATAAAGTAATTATTCCAGAGCTGCGTAAACTTTTTGAATTGATGGAAAATCAAAGTTTTTCAAATGAATTCATTCATAAAGAGCTTAAAATAGCAACATTACATCAAGTTGAACATACTAAGGAAATGATTGCACAAGTTTTAACCGGACAAGTGTTAATTTACTTCCCAAAATTATTATCTGCCTACACTATCGATACTCGTGACTTTCCTAAACGTGATCCTCAGGATTCTACTACTGATGTACCCATCAAAGGATCTAGAGATGGATTTATTGAAGATATTACTACAAATGCGGCCTTGATTCGAAAGAGAATACCTTCAAATAGTCTACACTATCATCAATATTCTGTAGGCGAAAAAACAAAAACTAAAGTAGGCCTGCTTTATATTGATGATAAAATTGATCCTCATGTACTTAAAAAAATAAAAGGTAAATTATCAAATATTAAAGCTGAAGCCATATATAGTACAAAACAAATAAAACAGTTAATTGGAGATATCAAATTCCCTTTATTCCCATTATTTAGCTATTCAGGCAGACCTGATTTCACAGTTCATTCTTTGATGAACGGACGTTTTGTACTCATCGTTGACGGATTGCCAACGGTAATCATAGGTCCTGCAAATTTTATGTTTTTATTAGACAGTGGTGAGGATAAAGAGATGATCACTATCTTTACTTTATTTGAAAGAGCAATGAGGATCTTAGGATTTGTAATGGCAACATTTCTACCTGGTTTTTGGGTTGCCTTAATCTCTTTTCATCATGATCAAATCCCGTTTGCATTACTTGCTACCATTGTTGAATCAAGACGTGGAGTTCCTTTCCCTTCAGCTTTAGAAGTATTTATTATGCTGATGTTATTTGAAATTTTTAGAGAGGCTGGGATGAGGTTGCCTGTTGGAATAGGGCAAACGTTAAGTGTCGTAGGGGGACTAATTATCGGTGATGCCGCAATCGCTGCTGGGATTACCAATGCAACTACAATGGTCATCATCGCAGTTTCTGTTGTATCCACTTATACGTTAATTAATCAATCATTAGTTGGTTCAATAAGTGTAGTAAGATATTTTATTTTGTTCGTCTCTTCCATTTTAGGAATATGGGGATTCTTTATATCTTCTTTCCTTACCATTCTTTATTTAGCCAACTTAAGACCCTATGGAGTGAATTATTTAACTATGACTTCAAAAAAAACTGGTAATTTTTTAAAGTCATATGTGAAATCTTTGAAAAATAACTAA
- a CDS encoding sulfate permease, with protein MLKKVIPAIDWIQNYNKHDLKGDVSAGLIVAIMLIPQAMAYAMIAGLPPVIGLYASTIPLFIYAIMGSSKQLAVGPVAMVSLLVLSGVSALAEPGSEEYLSYVFLLMFMIGIIQFAMGIFKLGFIVNFLSHAVVSGFTSAAALIIGLSQLKNLLGINLDTGETIFHTLLEAAQRISEINMITFLIGIGSILTLLFFKKKLPRFPAPLVVVLVSTLLVYFLNLKDYGVKIVGEVPKGIPSFSLPAFNMDSIIALLPIALTISFVGFMESIAVAKAIAAKEKYKINSNQELNGLGLANIVGSFFSAYPVTGGFSRSAVNYQAGAKTGLASIITAILIIITLLFLTPLFYYLPNAVLAAIIMVAVFGLIDIREAKHLFKVKKMDGLTLIITFIFTLMLGIEEGILIGAAFSLLVFIWRSAYPHIAELGYIEKTKIFRNIKRYPEAKTFKDTLIFRIDASIYFANMGFIEKKFNDEMSKKANINRIILDFSAVNDIDAVSIDELEKLMDNYKSAGVQFLITGMKGPIKDLVQKAGWFEKYGENINHPSLQHVLQIG; from the coding sequence ATGTTAAAAAAGGTGATCCCAGCTATCGATTGGATTCAAAATTATAATAAGCATGATCTCAAAGGAGATGTATCCGCAGGTTTAATTGTTGCCATTATGTTGATACCTCAAGCGATGGCTTATGCTATGATTGCGGGTTTGCCTCCAGTTATTGGTTTATATGCCTCTACTATCCCACTTTTTATTTATGCAATTATGGGATCTTCAAAACAATTAGCAGTGGGGCCTGTTGCTATGGTTTCGCTTCTTGTTTTATCAGGTGTATCTGCTTTAGCTGAACCAGGTTCTGAAGAATATTTGTCCTATGTCTTTTTATTAATGTTTATGATTGGGATCATTCAGTTCGCTATGGGGATCTTTAAACTAGGTTTTATCGTTAATTTTTTATCCCATGCTGTAGTAAGTGGTTTTACATCCGCTGCGGCTTTAATTATTGGATTAAGTCAGCTAAAAAATTTATTAGGCATCAATTTGGATACAGGTGAAACGATATTTCATACTTTGCTTGAAGCAGCACAGAGAATCAGTGAAATCAATATGATTACCTTTTTAATTGGTATTGGCAGCATTCTCACGTTACTTTTTTTCAAGAAAAAACTGCCGCGATTTCCTGCACCATTAGTGGTTGTTTTGGTAAGTACCTTATTGGTATATTTTTTAAACTTAAAAGATTATGGAGTGAAAATTGTTGGGGAGGTTCCCAAAGGGATTCCGAGTTTTTCACTTCCTGCGTTTAATATGGATTCGATTATAGCATTACTTCCAATTGCATTAACGATTTCTTTTGTAGGTTTTATGGAATCTATAGCTGTTGCAAAAGCGATTGCTGCGAAAGAAAAATATAAAATTAATTCCAATCAGGAGTTAAACGGGCTGGGTTTAGCAAACATCGTCGGTTCCTTTTTCTCAGCTTACCCTGTAACAGGCGGTTTTTCCAGATCTGCAGTTAACTATCAAGCAGGAGCTAAAACAGGATTAGCCTCAATCATCACAGCTATACTCATTATTATCACATTATTATTTTTAACACCGTTGTTTTATTATTTACCAAATGCCGTTTTAGCAGCCATCATCATGGTAGCTGTGTTTGGTTTAATTGATATACGGGAAGCAAAGCATTTATTTAAGGTGAAAAAAATGGATGGGTTAACGCTGATCATAACATTCATTTTTACATTAATGTTAGGGATAGAAGAGGGAATATTAATCGGAGCTGCATTTTCTTTACTTGTTTTCATTTGGAGAAGTGCGTATCCACACATTGCTGAACTAGGTTATATTGAGAAGACAAAAATATTTCGAAATATTAAACGTTACCCTGAAGCGAAAACCTTTAAAGATACTTTGATTTTTAGAATTGATGCTTCGATTTATTTTGCAAATATGGGATTCATTGAAAAAAAATTTAATGATGAAATGTCAAAAAAAGCAAATATTAATCGAATCATATTAGATTTCAGTGCTGTAAATGATATTGATGCAGTTTCTATAGATGAGTTAGAAAAATTGATGGACAATTATAAAAGTGCCGGAGTTCAATTTCTCATTACAGGAATGAAAGGACCCATTAAAGATTTAGTTCAAAAAGCAGGTTGGTTTGAAAAATACGGAGAAAATATTAATCATCCATCACTACAACATGTTTTACAAATTGGGTGA
- a CDS encoding Ger(x)C family spore germination protein: MLKKTIFILSIIILLTGCWNSDEVDRMLYAHALGVNVKDGLFEIHVQFVIFGGRGGQGQEAGGGSLVPTVKKGIGKTIEEALFDLYKTVPEKVFWGHLSAIIFTEDLLKQKGKVNDVIEKFIRYPKTRYTIWIYSSSAESLDEILKEGTFKDMNLSPIFGRLGDPKNNYEQSSLIKPINLIEMLIELDEPSYTSAIPYIQLLGDSENKHLRFDSVSVLYTRSEFKGILREAEIDGFRWLHPDIINNNLLIEDQNKKPIASIIIDKLKVDIIPETKNENVTFLIKIKTKAYVGELFQNINQEQLTKKAKEEIKKQILTTYKRGLDLDADVYRLTETLYRKDLKKWKEITRKDKLPLTESSLKIDIDLLIKSSSILELTP; encoded by the coding sequence ATGCTTAAAAAAACAATCTTTATTCTTTCTATTATCATATTGCTGACAGGCTGCTGGAATTCTGATGAGGTTGATCGCATGTTATATGCTCATGCATTAGGTGTGAATGTAAAAGATGGCCTATTTGAAATTCATGTACAATTTGTTATTTTCGGAGGTCGAGGCGGACAAGGACAGGAAGCTGGAGGGGGATCGCTTGTACCTACTGTTAAAAAAGGCATTGGAAAAACAATTGAAGAAGCATTATTTGATTTGTATAAAACCGTGCCGGAAAAAGTATTCTGGGGACATTTATCTGCTATTATTTTTACTGAGGATTTATTAAAACAAAAAGGAAAGGTGAACGATGTTATTGAGAAGTTTATCCGCTATCCTAAGACAAGATATACCATATGGATTTATAGTTCCAGTGCAGAATCTTTAGATGAAATTTTAAAAGAAGGTACTTTTAAAGATATGAACTTATCCCCTATTTTTGGAAGATTAGGTGATCCTAAAAACAATTATGAACAAAGCTCTTTGATTAAACCGATCAATTTAATAGAGATGTTGATTGAATTGGATGAACCCAGTTATACTTCTGCTATACCTTACATCCAACTGTTAGGTGATAGTGAAAATAAGCACCTAAGATTTGATAGTGTAAGTGTCCTTTATACACGCAGTGAATTTAAAGGAATATTAAGGGAAGCAGAAATAGATGGATTTCGGTGGCTCCATCCCGATATTATCAATAATAACCTCCTAATTGAAGATCAAAACAAAAAACCTATTGCATCCATTATCATTGATAAATTGAAAGTGGATATTATACCTGAAACAAAAAATGAAAATGTAACATTTCTAATTAAAATAAAAACAAAGGCATATGTAGGTGAATTATTTCAAAATATTAATCAGGAACAACTTACAAAAAAAGCAAAAGAAGAAATAAAAAAGCAAATCTTAACCACATATAAACGGGGATTAGATTTAGATGCAGATGTATATCGTTTAACAGAAACTTTATATCGGAAAGACCTGAAAAAATGGAAGGAAATTACACGAAAAGATAAACTCCCTTTAACTGAATCATCCCTTAAAATCGATATTGATTTATTGATTAAAAGTTCATCTATCTTAGAATTAACACCTTGA
- a CDS encoding metal-sensitive transcriptional regulator has translation MEYGEDVKRRLKRLEGQVRGVLNMMEEEKPCKDVVSQLSAVRSAADKAIAYVVAVNLENCILEEQEKGNDTSKLVKEAVDLLVKSR, from the coding sequence ATGGAATATGGAGAAGATGTGAAAAGAAGATTAAAGCGCTTGGAAGGACAAGTTCGCGGCGTATTAAATATGATGGAAGAGGAGAAACCTTGTAAGGATGTGGTTAGTCAATTATCTGCAGTGAGAAGTGCTGCAGATAAGGCGATTGCTTATGTCGTAGCAGTAAATTTAGAGAACTGCATTTTAGAAGAACAAGAAAAAGGAAATGATACAAGTAAATTAGTAAAAGAAGCAGTTGATTTATTAGTAAAAAGTAGATAA
- a CDS encoding rhodanese-like domain-containing protein produces the protein MKIITPEELKQLLNKNKQLHMIDVREVDEIKEGMIEGATHIPLGLLEFRLHELDRSREYIMICRSGNRSGIATQYLKSQGFKVKNMIGGMLEWTGEVQKNLR, from the coding sequence TTGAAAATCATTACACCTGAAGAATTAAAACAACTTCTTAATAAAAATAAGCAACTTCATATGATAGATGTGAGAGAAGTGGATGAGATCAAGGAAGGAATGATTGAAGGAGCTACACACATTCCATTAGGTTTGTTAGAATTCCGGCTTCATGAATTGGATAGATCTAGAGAATATATTATGATTTGTCGTTCCGGCAATCGAAGTGGCATTGCTACACAATATTTAAAAAGTCAAGGTTTTAAGGTGAAAAATATGATAGGCGGTATGTTGGAATGGACAGGGGAAGTCCAAAAAAATTTACGCTAA
- a CDS encoding DsrE/DsrF/DrsH-like family protein, with protein MSNKVAIIASNGGLFEAYKVFNIATASAATDAEVGIFFTFEGLNLIHKEGNQQLPLPEGREHFEEGFKAAEVPSIDELIVMAKELGVKFIACQMTMDVMNVKKEDLISGIEVGGAVTFLDFAKDANVTLTF; from the coding sequence ATGTCAAATAAAGTGGCAATCATTGCATCTAACGGTGGTTTATTTGAAGCATATAAAGTGTTTAATATTGCAACAGCATCTGCAGCGACAGACGCTGAAGTAGGAATATTCTTTACTTTTGAGGGTTTGAACTTAATTCATAAAGAAGGTAATCAGCAACTTCCTTTACCAGAAGGAAGAGAGCATTTTGAGGAAGGGTTTAAAGCAGCTGAAGTTCCATCTATTGATGAACTTATTGTAATGGCAAAAGAGTTAGGGGTGAAATTCATCGCTTGTCAAATGACGATGGATGTTATGAATGTAAAAAAAGAGGACTTAATATCAGGAATTGAAGTAGGAGGAGCAGTAACCTTTCTTGATTTTGCGAAAGATGCAAATGTAACTTTAACATTCTAA